GAGATGCCGGAGTCCTCGGCGACCTTGGTCAGGCCCCAGACACCGGCGTAGAAGTCGAGCTGCTTGTCGTAGTCGGGCACGGCCAGGTCGACGTGCCGCAGGTGGGTGAGCAGACGTCCGTTCATGGTGGTCAGCCCTTCTGGAGGCGGAGGAGTGCGGCAGCGGTGCCGCCGCGGATGGCGTCGAAGTCGGCGGCCGGCAGGTGCGCGGAGCGCAGGGCGCCGAGTGGGTCGTCGGTGCCCATGTCGAAGGGGAAGTCGGAGCCGAGCAGCACCCGGTCTGCTCCGGCCACGCGCACCAACTCCCGCAGCACGTGCGGGTCGTGGACCAGTGAGTCGAAGTAGAGGTGCTTGAGGTAGCTGCTGGGCGGCTGGGTGCAGCCGGCGCCCGCGTCCGAGCGGGCTGCCCAGGCGTGGTCGGCGCGGCCGATGTGGGTGGGCAGGTAGCCGCCGCCGTGCGCCGCGATGATCTTCAGGTCGGGGTGGCGGTCCAGGACGCCGGAGAAGATGAGGTGGGAGAGGGCGACGGCGTTCTCGGTGGGCTGGCCGACGGAGTTGGACAGGTACCACTGGTCGAGGCGTTCGTCGAGGGTGCAGCCGAAGGGGTGCAGGAAGACGAGCGCTCCTGTCTCTT
The sequence above is drawn from the Streptomyces sp. NBC_01465 genome and encodes:
- a CDS encoding amidohydrolase family protein is translated as MTTPPTVDVHAHVLLPEVEALVDGLPGLAEAKGLDARRNGPAALKVNGPMIGERIPRLTDPAVRLAAMDAAGVDVQLVSPSPSHYHYWADEETAEKVYRLANEATAAHCSAAPDRLRGLGLVPLQHPQQAVRAIDHALEHGLSGVEISSHAPGRELSDPAYEPFWSRAEETGALVFLHPFGCTLDERLDQWYLSNSVGQPTENAVALSHLIFSGVLDRHPDLKIIAAHGGGYLPTHIGRADHAWAARSDAGAGCTQPPSSYLKHLYFDSLVHDPHVLRELVRVAGADRVLLGSDFPFDMGTDDPLGALRSAHLPAADFDAIRGGTAAALLRLQKG